TTCGCCTTGTTTGTTTTCGTCTATTGTCTTTTCCATAAATATATTGAAATCACTCATCACCAATAAGCACGCAAAGATAGGATTATTTTAAAATTATGACAATCTGACAGACTTAAAATTTTAGCTAAAACTTATAAAATTAGGATGATAAATTTTTTTTGATATACCTTTGCACTCATAAAAATCGAAGAATGGCGAAGAATTTAGTAATAGTTGAGTCACCTGCAAAAGCAAAAACAATTGAAAAATTTTTAGGAAAAGACTTCAAAGTCGAATCCAGTTTTGGGCATATCTCTGACTTACCATCTAAAGAATTAGGAGTAGATGTAGAGGGGGATTTTGATCCAAAATATGAAGTCTCTTCAGATAAAAAAGCACTAGTAAAAAAATTAAAACAACTTGCCAAGAAAGCCGAAATGGTTTGGTTAGCAAGTGATGAAGATAGGGAAGGAGAGGCAATTGCATGGCATTTAGCAGAATCTCTAGACTTAGATAAAGATAAAACAAAACGTATTGTTTTTCATGAGATTACTAAAGCAGCCATCCAGAAAGCAGTTGAGAACCCAAGACAAATTGATTACGATTTAGTAGATGCGCAACAAGCCCGTCGTGTATTAGATAGAATTGTAGGTTATGAGTTGTCTCCGGTTTTATGGCGTAAAGTAAAAGGAGGTTTGTCTGCAGGTCGTGTACAATCGGTATCTGTTAGGTTAATTGTAGAGCGTGAACGCGACATCCAAAACTTTACACCAGAAGCATCTTATAGGATAGATGCTGAGTTCTCAAATGAAGCGGGGCAATCGTTTAAAGCTAAATTACCAAAAACATTTTCGACTAAAAAAGAAGCCTTAGATTTCTTAGAAAGTAATGCTAGTGCCGATTTTAAAGTAGCAGACTTAACTAAAAAACCGGCTAAGAAATCACCTGCAGCACCATTTACTACGTCAACATTACAACAAGAAGCATCACGTAAATTATATTTTTCTGTTAGTAAAACCATGACCATGGCACAACGTTTATACGAGGCCGGTTTGATTACTTATATGAGAACAGATAGTGTCAATTTATCTGATGAAGCTAGAAAAGGAGCAGAGAAAGAGATTGTAGCAGCCTACGGTAAAGAATATAGTAAGGAACGTAATTTTAAAGGAAAGTCTAAAGGAGCGCAAGAAGCTCACGAAGCGATTAGACCGACAGATTTTAAAACACACAGCGTAGATATAGATTACGATCAAGCTCGTTTATACGATTTAATTTGGAAACGCGCCATCGCATCGCAAATGAGTGAAGCACAATTAGAGCGTACAAACGTAAAAATTGAAGCAAACACGCATAACCAAACGTTTACAGCAAACGGAGAGGTTATTAAATTTGATGGATTTTTGAAAGTCTATTTGGAAGGTACAGATGATGAAGATTTGGAGCAAGAAGGCATGCTTCCTGCAATGAAGACTAACGAGACCTTACTTAATAAGTACATTACAGCAACGGAGCGTTACAGTCGTGCGCCGTACAGATATACGGAAGCTTCTTTAGTAAAGAAACTAGAAGAGTTAGGTATTGGACGTCCGTCTACTTATGCACCAACAATTTCGACCATTCAAAATAGGAACTATGTAGAAAAAGGTGCTATAGATGGTGTCGAGCGTGAGTATACACAATTAGTATTAGAAGAAGGAACAGTAAAAGATAACATGCTTTCGGAAAAAGTAGGTTCAGATAAAGGTAAGTTAGTACCAACCGATATTGGGATGATTGTTACGGACTTTTTGGTTAACCATTTTGAAAGTATATTAGATTATAATTTTACCGCTAAGGTCGAAAGTCAGTTTGATGATATTGCCGAAGGTAAAGAGGACTGGAAAAAAATGATGAAAACCTTTTATAAGAAGTTTCATCCAGTCGTTGTAGATGTTCAGGAAAATGCAGATAGAGAATCTGGTGAACGTATTTTAGGTAAAGATCCAAAAACAGGAAAGCAAGTCAGTGTGCGTCTTGGTAAATTTGGTCCTATGGTACAAATGGGAACGGTAGATGATGAAGAAAAACCAACATTTGCAAGTTTAAGTCCTGATCAGCAATTAGGTAGTATTACCTATGAAGAAGCAATGGATTTATTTAAACTGCCTAGAACTTTAGGTCAGTATGAAGATGAAGATATTGAGGTCAACAATGGTCGTTTTGGACCGTATGTAAAATACGGTAAAAAGTTTGTGTCCTTAGCGCCAGGTCAAGATCCAATAAGTATAGAGTTTAAGGATGCTATTGAATTAATTAAAGAAAAAGAAATAGCAGATGCGCCAGTTTATAGTTATAAAGGACATGGTGTAACTAAAGGTAAAGGACGTTTTGGTCCATTTATTAAGTGGAACGGGTTATTTATTAATGTGAATAAAAAATACGATTGGGACACTTTAACTAATGAAGAAATTGAAGAATTAGTAGATGCTAAAATTCAAAAAGAAATAGATAAAGTAATCCATAATTGGGAAGAGGAAGGTATCCGTGTAGAAAAAGCACGCTGGGGTAGACATAATATTTTAAAAGGTAAAGTTAAAATAGAGTTACCTAAAACAGTAGATGCTGCAGCTTTAACTTTAGAAGAGGTTAAGGATATGATTGAAAAGAAAGCGCCAAAAAAGAAAGCTGCTGCAAAAAAGAAAGCGCCGGCTAAGAAGAAAACAGCGACTAAGAAAACTGCTGCAAAAAAGCCAGCAGCAAAGAAAAAAGCACCAGCAAAAAAGAAATAGTATTATAAATGAATTTTAATTTTCTTTCTCCAGTTTCAGATACTGTTTTAGCGCATAATCAATTATTGTCGCCTTTATGTTTAGGTCAAAAAATTAAAATCCATTCTGAACAACAAGGTATCCCTGATTTAGATGGGGTTAAAATTGTTATTTTAGGGGTTTTAGAAAATCGGAATGATGTTAATTATATTGGTGAAGATTTCAATTTAAACGAAATTAGAAAAGCATTATATACATTGTATCCTGGTAATTGGTCTACAAATGTGGTCGATTTGGGAGATATTGAAAAAGGTGAACGTGCTGAAGATACTTATTTTGCTTTAAAAGAAACATTGACACTTTTAATTGAGAGAAGAATCATTCCAGTTATAATTGGGGGTAGTCAAGACTTAACGTATACGGCTTATCGAGCTTACGACAGTTTAATTCCAATGGTTAATATTGTGAATGTTGATAAATCTTTTGATTTAGGAGATACATCTAAGCCAATAAACAACACAAGTTTTGTAGGTAAAATAGTACTGGAGCAACCATACAACCTGTTTAATTATTCGATCATCGGATATCAGACCTATTTTAATAGTCAAGAGGAGATAGATTTAATGGATCGCTTATATTTCGAGTCTTATAGATTAGGAGAGGTGTCGAATGATATTACATTAGTGGAGCCAGTAATGAGAGATGCAAACATTGTTACTGTTGACTTAGGTGCTTTAAAAGCATCAGAAGTAAGCTTAAGACAAAAAGTGTCTCCTAATGGGTTAGATGGAAAAGAAATATGCGCAGTAGCGCGATATGCAGGAATAAGTAATAAGGTGACATCGTTTGGTATTTACGAGTATAAACCATCTCAGGATGATGAGATAACAGCTATGTTAGTGTCGCAAATGATATGGTATTTTATCGAAGGTGTTAATTGCAGAGTTAAAGATGATGATTTTTCTAATGACGATAATCACCAAAAATTCATTACTTTAGCCGAATCGCATGAATTAATTTTTTATAAAAGTACAAAAACAGGACGTTGGTGGATAGAAATACCATTTTTAGCAAATGTTAATAATAAATTAAAAAAACATACGTTATTACCATGCACGCATCAAGATTACATAGATGCTTGTAATGATATTATACCTGAGAGATGGTATAAAGCCTATCAAAAGAATAGTGTTTAATAGTTCAGAATTTGCAGATAAACGACCTTTTAAATCGTTCAAACGTAAATTTTTTACGATTAAATGTATTTTTTTTTGATTAAAAAGTTGTTTTTTAGGAAATATATAAATATGTTTACGCTCTTAAAAAATTTAAGAGTTTTAAATTAACCTCGAGTTTTCAATGAATATGAAGAAGTTTGTATTATTAACAGCGGTTTTCGCACTTTTAGTAAGTTGTGGATCAAAAGATAAGGGTCAGCTAGTTGGTGCTAAAGGAAAAAAATGGCACCCAGAAAAACCTTACGGAATGACATTAGTTCCTGGTGGAGCATTTATTATGGGTAAAGCGGACGATGATCTTGCTGGAATTCATGATGCACCTGCTAAGACAGTTACGGTAGCAGCATTTTACATGGATGAGACAGAAATCACGAATAGTGAGTATCGCCAGTTTGTAGAATGGGTAAGAGATTCTACTATTCGTACAAAATTAGCAATTTTAGCTGATGAAGTAGGTATGACATCTGAGGATGGTGGTATTGGAGAATTTGCATTTAAAGATGCAGATACTACAGATTCATCTGCTTACGAGAAGTATATGATGGATAACTATAGTGGTCTAGGAGAAACAGGCTACGAAGGTAGAAAGCTTAACTATGATGTTGATTTGCTTTTTGATACTGCAGAGTATCCTGACGAATACTATGTAGAAGTAATGGATACTATGTATTTACCATTAGAAGAATCTTACAACGGTCAACGTACGTGGGATGTTACTAAGTTTAAGTTCCAGTATACTTACATGGATATTGCTAAAGCGGCAAAAAATAAAAACCTAAGACGTAAAGACGTTATTGTTAGAGAAGAAGTAGAAATCTATCCAGATACTACGTCTTGGATTAGAGATTTTGCATATTCTTATAATGAACCTATGCATAACGATTATTTCTGGCATGATGCCTATAGTGATTACCCTGTAGTAGGCGTGTCATGGCAACAAGCTAAAGCGTTTTGTGAATGGAGAACAAAATACCATAACGATTATAGACGTTCAAGAAAAATACATAATGTAGGACGTTATAGATTACCGTCGGAAGCACAATGGGAATATGCTGCTAGAGGAGGTTTGCAAGCTGCAACTTTTCCATGGGGTGGACCTTATGCTAAAAATGATAGAGGTTGTTTTATGGCAAACTTTAAGCCATTACGAGGGGATTACGCGGCAGATCAAGCTTTATATACTGTGGAAGCTGACGCTTATGAACCTAATGATTTCAATTTATATAACATGGCAGGAAACGTATCTGAATGGGTAGACTCTTCTTACGATCCAGCATCTTATGAATACGCTTCAACTATTAACCCGAGTGTAAATGACCCAAGTAACAAACGTAAAGTGGTTCGTGGTGGTTCTTGGAAAGATGTTGCTTACTATTTACAAGTAAGTTCTAGAGATTATGAATATTCAGATTCGGCTAGAAGTTATATCGGATTCAGAACTGTACAAGATTATATGGGTACGGATGTAACTGCTAATTCTGGACAATAAAATTTAATAATATTAACCAAACTAATAACAACTTAAACAACTAAAAACTTAGAAATTATGGCACAAAAAGGAAAACTTTCAACAATGAATATGGTTTATGGATTGGGAGCAGCAATCGTAATTATTGGAGCTTTATTTAAAATTCAACACTGGCCTTATGGATCACTTATTTTAACAATAGGGATGATTGTAGAAGCAGTTGTATTTACATTATCTGCTTTTGAAAAGCAAGGAGGCGAATTAGACTGGTCATTAGTTTATCCTGAATTAGCTGGAGGTGCTTCATTAGGGGCTAAAAAAGATGCAAAAGAAGAGCCTAAAGATGCTGAAGGTTTATTATCTAAAAAATTAGACAATTTATTAAAAGATGCTAAAATTGATGGTGAATTAATGGCAAGCTTAGGAAATAGTATTAAAAATTTCGAGGGTGCTGCAAAAGGAATTTCTCCAACTGTAGATTCTATGGCTGCAACTAAAAAGTATGGTGAAGAAATGACCCTAGCTGCTGCACAAATGGAGTCTTTAAACAGTCTTTATAAAGTACAAATGGAAAGCGCTAGTCGTCAAGCATCAATTAATGAAGAAGCTGTAGAAAATGCAACTAAATTAAAAGAACAAATGCAATCTTTAGCATCTAACCTATCTTCTTTAAATGGAGTATACGGTGGTATGCTAACTGCAATGAACAAAAACTAATTAGTGATTAATATCAACTAATATTAACAACTAAAAAACTAATTAGACATGGCAGGAGGAAAACAGTCCGCAAGACAAAAAATGATTAACCTAATGTATTTGGTATTTATTGCAATGATCGCGATGACAATGTCAAAAGAAGTATTATCTGCATTTGGGTTAATGGATAAAAAATTTGATAGAGCTAATGAATTGGCGATAGCATCAAATAATGGAATTTTAACTCAGTTGAAAACACAAGCTGATGAGAAACCAGATGAATTTGGATCAGCAAATAAATTAGCGAATGAAATCAGTGCTATTTCGGATGACTTTTATAAGTTTTTGGGAACAGTTAAAGCTGATGATATCGTTAAAAGTGGTCATTATGAGTTAGAAGAAAGCGGTGATTTACCTTACGAAGAAATGGATAAGGGAGATAAACTTGATGAGCTTTGGTTTACTGGTGACAGATTAACCAAAAGAGGTCAAGAAGTTTTAGATAGAATAGAAAAATATAAAACGGACATTAAAGCTGTTTTACCTAATGAAGGAAAATGGCAACCAGTAATTGAAAGTTTTGAAAAACGTTTTAGTACAGCTGCCGTTAAAGATAATGATGGTGTAGAGAAAAAATGGCTAGATTATCATTTTCAAGGATTTCCAGCTATTGCATCTTATACTAAGTTAACTGCAATGCAAAATGATGTAAAGGCTACTGAAACTAATATTTATAATGGATTTTTAGGTAATCTTGTTAGTAATGCGACGTCTTTAAAGAACTACAAGGCTATTGTATTAGCTGATAAATCTGCATTTTTTGCAGGAGAGAAATTTCAAGGTAGAGTTGTGTTAGGTAAGTATGCAAATGTTGTACCTACAAAAATGAGTGTAGGAGATAAGGAAATTGATTTAACAGAAGCAATTGATTCAACAGGAGCAGCTACATTAGATTTTAATGTAGGTAATGTAGGAGAGCACGATATAGATGGTAAGTTTACTTTTGTTGAGGATGGTAAGGAACTAGAAATTCCAATAATTGGTAACTATGTTGTAGTACCAAGACCAAATTCTGCGACTATTTCTGCAGATAAAATGAATGTAGTATATAGAGGTGTATCTAACCCAATGACTATTTCTTTTGCAGGTGTACCTGACAACAAAGTTAATGCTAGTGGATCTGGTTTATCTAAGTCAAGCGGTATTGGAAAATATACAATGAAACCTGGATCAGGTAAAGAGGTTACAATCAGTGTAACTGCCAAACTTGATGATGGATCAAGTGCTTCCGATAGAGCGGTGTTTAGAATTAAAGATATCCCTAAGCCATCTGGTACTATTGCAGGGAAGTCTGAAGGTTCTTTACCAAGAAACAATATTGAAATAGGTACTATTAAAGCAGTACTAGAAGATTTCGATTTTGATTTACCTTTAACAGTAACGTCATTTAAAATTAAAGTACCAGGTCAAGCTACGGTAAATGTATCGGGTAGTAGATTAAATGGACAAGCAAAAACGGCTTTAAGAAAAGCTAGACGTGGAGATGCTATTCAAATATTTGATATTAAATCGAAGTCTTCAGGAGGACCAAGAATTAAGCCAGCAAGTCCAATAGCTATTGAGTTATCAAACTAATCAAAACCAATTTGATTAATTAAATATTAAAAACAATTTTCAGATGAATTATAAATCTTTATTAGCAGTTGTATTCGGAGTATGTTTTGCATCTCAAGCAGTTGCACAATCTAATGTTCTAAATGCTAAATCTCCAAAAGAGATTGGTGTAAGAACAGAAGAACAAATAGCGTTGGATAACGACAATCCTCTAGAATACGGTTATGTTGATGATAGAGATATTATGTTTGCAAAAATGACTTGGGAAAAAGTTGTTTTAGATGAGCGTGTAAACTTTCCTTTATACTATCCAGTGGATACAAATAATATCGGAAAAGAAAGGCGTTCTTTATTTGATGTTTTAACTAAGGCTATAGATGAAGGTAACATAAAAGACGTGTATAACGATTCTTATTTTACTGGAAAACGTACAAAAAAAGAGTTAGCTCAAATTAGAACGGCTGTAGATACTATGGATATTGGTTACGATCAGTTAAACGCTGATGGTTTTGTAGATCCAGAATATATTACAACAACTACTATTGCGTCTTATGATGTTTCTGCATACTTAATCAAAGGACTTTGGTATTTTGATAAACGTCAAGGAGAATTGAAGTACAGATTATTAGGTTTAGCTCCTGCTGCGCCAGACGTTAACTATGTTAACTCTAACGATGAAGCAAACAAAGAGCCTATTCCTTTATTCTGGATTTTCTATCCGGATGCAAGAGATGTGTTGCATGAAGCTAAAGCGTTTAACGCTAAAAATAGTGCTATTCCTTTTTCTTTTGATCACATATTAAACTCTAGACGTTTTAATAGCGTTATTTTTAAAGAAGAGAATGTATTTGGAGATCGTAAGGTTGAAGAGTATATTGCAGAAAATTCATTAATGCAGTTATTAGAATCTGAAAGAATTAAAGAAAAAATTAGAAACTTTGAATTAGACATGTGGTCTTATTAAAAGAATCCAATTTATCATATTATAAAACGCCCACTGTAAAGTGGGCGTTTTTTTGTTTATCTACTCTAGTAATTATCCAAGGATATAGTATATTTTTGTAGTATGAAAGTAGATTATATAATTGTTGGTTGTGGATTAGCGGGTATTTCTTTTTGCGAAAAACTTAAAGAGCAAAATAAATCATTCATTGTTTTTGATGATAACTCTCAACAGTCTTCAGTCGTAGCAGGTGGTTTATATAACCCTGTAACTTTAAAACGATTTACACCAGTTTGGAAAAGTGAATTACAGCTTGAAGTTGCTTTACCAGTGTATCGTAAATTAGAAGAGACATTAGATGTGAGATTGGATTTTAAAATCCCTGTTAAGCGTCGATTTACTTCATTAGAAGAACAAAATAAT
This portion of the Olleya sp. Bg11-27 genome encodes:
- the topA gene encoding type I DNA topoisomerase — encoded protein: MAKNLVIVESPAKAKTIEKFLGKDFKVESSFGHISDLPSKELGVDVEGDFDPKYEVSSDKKALVKKLKQLAKKAEMVWLASDEDREGEAIAWHLAESLDLDKDKTKRIVFHEITKAAIQKAVENPRQIDYDLVDAQQARRVLDRIVGYELSPVLWRKVKGGLSAGRVQSVSVRLIVERERDIQNFTPEASYRIDAEFSNEAGQSFKAKLPKTFSTKKEALDFLESNASADFKVADLTKKPAKKSPAAPFTTSTLQQEASRKLYFSVSKTMTMAQRLYEAGLITYMRTDSVNLSDEARKGAEKEIVAAYGKEYSKERNFKGKSKGAQEAHEAIRPTDFKTHSVDIDYDQARLYDLIWKRAIASQMSEAQLERTNVKIEANTHNQTFTANGEVIKFDGFLKVYLEGTDDEDLEQEGMLPAMKTNETLLNKYITATERYSRAPYRYTEASLVKKLEELGIGRPSTYAPTISTIQNRNYVEKGAIDGVEREYTQLVLEEGTVKDNMLSEKVGSDKGKLVPTDIGMIVTDFLVNHFESILDYNFTAKVESQFDDIAEGKEDWKKMMKTFYKKFHPVVVDVQENADRESGERILGKDPKTGKQVSVRLGKFGPMVQMGTVDDEEKPTFASLSPDQQLGSITYEEAMDLFKLPRTLGQYEDEDIEVNNGRFGPYVKYGKKFVSLAPGQDPISIEFKDAIELIKEKEIADAPVYSYKGHGVTKGKGRFGPFIKWNGLFINVNKKYDWDTLTNEEIEELVDAKIQKEIDKVIHNWEEEGIRVEKARWGRHNILKGKVKIELPKTVDAAALTLEEVKDMIEKKAPKKKAAAKKKAPAKKKTATKKTAAKKPAAKKKAPAKKK
- a CDS encoding formimidoylglutamase, whose amino-acid sequence is MNFNFLSPVSDTVLAHNQLLSPLCLGQKIKIHSEQQGIPDLDGVKIVILGVLENRNDVNYIGEDFNLNEIRKALYTLYPGNWSTNVVDLGDIEKGERAEDTYFALKETLTLLIERRIIPVIIGGSQDLTYTAYRAYDSLIPMVNIVNVDKSFDLGDTSKPINNTSFVGKIVLEQPYNLFNYSIIGYQTYFNSQEEIDLMDRLYFESYRLGEVSNDITLVEPVMRDANIVTVDLGALKASEVSLRQKVSPNGLDGKEICAVARYAGISNKVTSFGIYEYKPSQDDEITAMLVSQMIWYFIEGVNCRVKDDDFSNDDNHQKFITLAESHELIFYKSTKTGRWWIEIPFLANVNNKLKKHTLLPCTHQDYIDACNDIIPERWYKAYQKNSV
- the gldK gene encoding gliding motility lipoprotein GldK encodes the protein MNMKKFVLLTAVFALLVSCGSKDKGQLVGAKGKKWHPEKPYGMTLVPGGAFIMGKADDDLAGIHDAPAKTVTVAAFYMDETEITNSEYRQFVEWVRDSTIRTKLAILADEVGMTSEDGGIGEFAFKDADTTDSSAYEKYMMDNYSGLGETGYEGRKLNYDVDLLFDTAEYPDEYYVEVMDTMYLPLEESYNGQRTWDVTKFKFQYTYMDIAKAAKNKNLRRKDVIVREEVEIYPDTTSWIRDFAYSYNEPMHNDYFWHDAYSDYPVVGVSWQQAKAFCEWRTKYHNDYRRSRKIHNVGRYRLPSEAQWEYAARGGLQAATFPWGGPYAKNDRGCFMANFKPLRGDYAADQALYTVEADAYEPNDFNLYNMAGNVSEWVDSSYDPASYEYASTINPSVNDPSNKRKVVRGGSWKDVAYYLQVSSRDYEYSDSARSYIGFRTVQDYMGTDVTANSGQ
- the gldL gene encoding gliding motility protein GldL codes for the protein MAQKGKLSTMNMVYGLGAAIVIIGALFKIQHWPYGSLILTIGMIVEAVVFTLSAFEKQGGELDWSLVYPELAGGASLGAKKDAKEEPKDAEGLLSKKLDNLLKDAKIDGELMASLGNSIKNFEGAAKGISPTVDSMAATKKYGEEMTLAAAQMESLNSLYKVQMESASRQASINEEAVENATKLKEQMQSLASNLSSLNGVYGGMLTAMNKN
- the gldM gene encoding gliding motility protein GldM, translating into MAGGKQSARQKMINLMYLVFIAMIAMTMSKEVLSAFGLMDKKFDRANELAIASNNGILTQLKTQADEKPDEFGSANKLANEISAISDDFYKFLGTVKADDIVKSGHYELEESGDLPYEEMDKGDKLDELWFTGDRLTKRGQEVLDRIEKYKTDIKAVLPNEGKWQPVIESFEKRFSTAAVKDNDGVEKKWLDYHFQGFPAIASYTKLTAMQNDVKATETNIYNGFLGNLVSNATSLKNYKAIVLADKSAFFAGEKFQGRVVLGKYANVVPTKMSVGDKEIDLTEAIDSTGAATLDFNVGNVGEHDIDGKFTFVEDGKELEIPIIGNYVVVPRPNSATISADKMNVVYRGVSNPMTISFAGVPDNKVNASGSGLSKSSGIGKYTMKPGSGKEVTISVTAKLDDGSSASDRAVFRIKDIPKPSGTIAGKSEGSLPRNNIEIGTIKAVLEDFDFDLPLTVTSFKIKVPGQATVNVSGSRLNGQAKTALRKARRGDAIQIFDIKSKSSGGPRIKPASPIAIELSN
- the gldN gene encoding gliding motility protein GldN — translated: MNYKSLLAVVFGVCFASQAVAQSNVLNAKSPKEIGVRTEEQIALDNDNPLEYGYVDDRDIMFAKMTWEKVVLDERVNFPLYYPVDTNNIGKERRSLFDVLTKAIDEGNIKDVYNDSYFTGKRTKKELAQIRTAVDTMDIGYDQLNADGFVDPEYITTTTIASYDVSAYLIKGLWYFDKRQGELKYRLLGLAPAAPDVNYVNSNDEANKEPIPLFWIFYPDARDVLHEAKAFNAKNSAIPFSFDHILNSRRFNSVIFKEENVFGDRKVEEYIAENSLMQLLESERIKEKIRNFELDMWSY